The Limisphaera ngatamarikiensis genomic interval TGGAGTTGCCGGTGGGGGGCCGGCGGTACGAGGTGATTTGTGCGAATGTGACGGCGCCGGTGTTGTTGGCGGCCGGGGAACGGTTGTGCGGGCGGCTGGGGTCGGGCGGGTATTTGGTGGTGGCGGGGATTTTGGCGCGGGAATTTGAGCGGGTCCGATCGGCTTTTGAGGGTTTGGGGCTGGTGTTGGTGCGGAGTCGTCGGGAGGGTCGGTGGCGGTCGGGCACGTTGTATCGGCCGGGTGAGGGGCGGGGTGGGTTCGGGTCTAGCGGTTGACGCGGCGTCAGGGGGTGGCTTTGAGTTGGGCGGCGACGGTTTCGCCGAGGGCGACGGGGTCGTGGATGGGTCCGGTGGCTTCGGCCCGGCGGACGCCGTGGAGGAAGGAGACGGCGCGGAGCCGGAGATGGTTGTCGACGACCTCGGCGCAGGCGGCGACGGGGCTTTGGCAACCGCCGCCCATGGCGCGGAGGAAGGCGCGTTCGGCGGTGACGGCCTGGTGTGTGTGGTAGTGGTTGAGGCGTGCGCAGATGGCCTGGAGGCGTTCGTCGTCGGCGCGGATTTCGATGCCGATGGCGCCCTGGCCGACGCAGGGGAGCATGAGGTCGAGGGGGAGGATGGTGGCGAGGAGTCCGTCGGGGACGGCGTCGCCGATGAGTCGGCCCTCGGGGGTGATTTGGAAGTTGAGTCGGGACAAGCCGGCCAGTGCGAGGATGGTGGCGTCGAAGGAGTTGCGGGTGGCGAGTTTTTCGAGGCGTGTGGGGACGTTGCCGCGCAGTTCGGTGAATTGGAGGTCGGGTCGGAGGGCCTGGATTTGGGCCTGACGTCGGGTGCTACTGGTGGCGATGACGGTGCCGGGCGGGAGGTTGAGGAGTGAGGTGTGGGGTGTGAAACCGCGGAGTGCGGCCTGGCCGGGGGTCCATTCGGTGGGGTGGCTCTGGCGTGGGAGGCTGGCGAAGTGGTCGGCGCTGCGGTAGATGAGGACGTCACGGACGTCGGCCCTGCGTGTGACGGCGCCGAGTTGGAGTCCGGGTGGCAGTTCGGTGGGGAGGTCTTTGAGGCTGTGGACGGCCATGTCGGCGCGACCTTTGAGGAGTGCGACTTCGAGCTCCTTGGTGAAGAGTCCCTTGGGGAGGGAGCGGCCGGACCGGGCGAGGGAGGCGGTTTGGAGTTTGTCGCCGGTGGTTTTGATGATTTTGAGTTCGAACCGGAGTTTGGGGAAGGTTTCTCGGCACTGGTTCAGGACGGCATGG includes:
- the hemC gene encoding hydroxymethylbilane synthase, with amino-acid sequence MPESNRPILIATRGSALALAQAHAVLNQCRETFPKLRFELKIIKTTGDKLQTASLARSGRSLPKGLFTKELEVALLKGRADMAVHSLKDLPTELPPGLQLGAVTRRADVRDVLIYRSADHFASLPRQSHPTEWTPGQAALRGFTPHTSLLNLPPGTVIATSSTRRQAQIQALRPDLQFTELRGNVPTRLEKLATRNSFDATILALAGLSRLNFQITPEGRLIGDAVPDGLLATILPLDLMLPCVGQGAIGIEIRADDERLQAICARLNHYHTHQAVTAERAFLRAMGGGCQSPVAACAEVVDNHLRLRAVSFLHGVRRAEATGPIHDPVALGETVAAQLKATP